One window of Homoserinimonas aerilata genomic DNA carries:
- a CDS encoding protein kinase domain-containing protein: MTEDARLLAGRYQVGKLIGRGGMADVHEGTDARLGRRVAIKLLKPSLAIDPNFRLLFREEAQKAARMAHPTIVRVYDAGEETVTDANGIETQLPFIVMEYVDGRLLKDIIADGPLSPQEAVRIADGMLTALEYSHRALLVHRDIKPGNVMVTQNGQVKVMDFGIARAVSDNS; the protein is encoded by the coding sequence GTGACTGAAGATGCTCGCCTCCTGGCTGGTAGGTATCAGGTCGGCAAGCTCATCGGCCGCGGCGGCATGGCGGATGTCCATGAGGGCACGGATGCGCGCCTCGGGCGCCGCGTCGCCATCAAGCTGCTGAAGCCCTCCCTTGCGATCGACCCGAACTTCAGGCTGCTGTTCCGCGAGGAGGCCCAGAAGGCCGCCCGTATGGCGCATCCGACGATCGTTCGCGTCTACGACGCCGGCGAGGAGACCGTCACCGACGCCAACGGCATCGAGACGCAACTGCCGTTCATCGTCATGGAGTACGTCGACGGGCGCCTGCTCAAGGACATCATCGCCGACGGCCCGCTCTCCCCGCAGGAGGCCGTTCGCATCGCCGACGGTATGCTCACGGCGCTCGAGTACAGCCACCGTGCGCTGCTCGTGCACCGCGACATCAAGCCCGGCAATGTCATGGTCACTCAGAATGGCCAGGTCAAGGTGATGGATTTCGGCATCGCCCGCGCCGTCAGCGACAACTCT
- a CDS encoding protein kinase domain-containing protein has product MRPTSGLTFGGRYQLSSRVAIGGMGEVWQATDLVIGRTVAIKILKDEYLGDPGFLERFRAEARHAALVNHEGIANVFDYGEEDGSAYLVMELVPGEALSTILERERILSTDRVLDIVAQTASALHAAHAAGLVHRDIKPGNLLITPDGRVKITDFGIARIADQVPLTATGQVMGTVQYLSPEQASGHPASPTTDIYSLGIVAYEALAGRRPFTGESQVAIAMAQINEQPPDLPATVSEPVRNLVYSCIAKSPAERPSSSAHLARAAQALRRGDVAGATAAVPGVAGAEAFTTLITPGVDTSAATRVLPSAAGGLGAAGGLSATQPMSAMDGPDEVKSRNPWTWPLIALVGILLVALIGVILALVFAPGDEPSQSSAPPSQTQSQKPSTTPSADNKVAVVQDDYLGMTEMEVRNALGLLDLRAEVVEGNTAPDPDSVGKVYKINPTGRLDPGSVVTATIYAPIPDPAKPAAPSASSSTAEPGDTVTITWPTYTGCAPGTNHTAYRLSLTGATTTAGNPLGKGQHSAEIVVDDGVTSVTVSYLAECSGIQSPPSDTVTITVTPPVSPPPSTDPGNGNGNGGGGAAPSA; this is encoded by the coding sequence ATGAGACCCACAAGTGGCCTCACTTTCGGTGGACGTTACCAGCTGTCGAGCCGGGTGGCGATCGGTGGCATGGGCGAGGTCTGGCAGGCGACTGACCTCGTCATCGGGCGCACTGTCGCCATCAAGATCCTCAAGGATGAGTATCTGGGCGATCCGGGCTTCCTCGAGCGGTTCCGCGCGGAGGCGCGCCATGCCGCGCTCGTCAACCATGAGGGCATCGCCAACGTCTTCGACTACGGCGAGGAGGATGGCAGCGCCTACCTTGTGATGGAGCTCGTGCCCGGTGAGGCGCTCTCCACGATCCTGGAGCGCGAGCGGATCCTATCCACCGACCGCGTGCTCGACATCGTCGCGCAGACCGCTTCGGCGCTGCACGCCGCTCACGCCGCAGGTCTCGTGCACCGTGACATCAAGCCCGGCAATCTCCTGATCACTCCGGATGGCCGGGTCAAGATCACCGACTTCGGTATCGCCCGCATCGCCGACCAGGTTCCGCTGACGGCGACCGGTCAGGTGATGGGCACGGTGCAGTATCTGTCTCCTGAGCAGGCGAGCGGACATCCGGCCTCCCCGACCACCGACATCTACTCGCTGGGCATCGTCGCCTATGAGGCCCTCGCCGGGCGGCGCCCGTTCACGGGTGAGTCGCAGGTGGCGATCGCGATGGCGCAGATCAACGAGCAGCCGCCGGATCTTCCGGCGACCGTGTCGGAGCCTGTGCGCAATCTCGTCTACTCGTGCATTGCGAAGAGCCCTGCCGAGCGTCCCTCCTCGTCGGCGCATCTCGCGCGTGCCGCGCAGGCGCTGCGTCGCGGTGATGTCGCGGGTGCGACGGCCGCCGTTCCCGGTGTCGCAGGCGCCGAGGCGTTCACGACCCTGATCACGCCGGGCGTCGACACGAGTGCGGCCACCCGCGTTCTGCCGTCCGCGGCCGGTGGTCTGGGTGCTGCGGGTGGCCTGTCGGCGACGCAGCCGATGTCCGCGATGGACGGGCCGGATGAGGTCAAGTCGCGCAATCCGTGGACGTGGCCGCTCATCGCGCTCGTCGGCATCCTGCTGGTTGCCCTCATCGGTGTGATCCTGGCGCTCGTGTTCGCGCCGGGCGACGAGCCGTCGCAGAGTTCTGCGCCGCCGTCGCAGACTCAGAGCCAGAAGCCGAGCACGACGCCGAGCGCCGACAACAAAGTCGCGGTCGTGCAGGATGACTATCTCGGCATGACTGAGATGGAAGTGCGCAACGCGCTCGGCCTGCTCGATCTGCGTGCCGAGGTCGTGGAGGGCAACACCGCGCCAGACCCCGACAGTGTCGGCAAGGTCTACAAGATCAACCCGACCGGCCGTCTCGACCCGGGCAGTGTGGTCACGGCGACGATCTACGCGCCGATCCCCGACCCGGCGAAGCCGGCCGCGCCGAGCGCTTCGTCGTCGACTGCGGAGCCGGGCGACACCGTCACGATCACGTGGCCGACGTACACGGGCTGCGCCCCGGGCACCAACCACACCGCCTACCGGCTTTCGTTGACGGGGGCCACCACAACCGCCGGAAACCCGCTGGGCAAGGGTCAGCACAGCGCCGAGATCGTCGTCGACGACGGCGTGACCTCGGTGACCGTCAGCTATCTGGCCGAGTGCTCGGGCATCCAGTCACCGCCATCCGACACCGTCACGATCACGGTCACACCTCCTGTGTCTCCTCCGCCGAGCACGGACCCGGGAAACGGCAACGGCAATGGCGGGGGCGGGGCCGCACCGTCGGCGTGA
- a CDS encoding peptidoglycan D,D-transpeptidase FtsI family protein: MNKQLKRVSAVVLIMFVALFCSGTVITVFQADNLRADPRNVRTLFASFSAERGPLLVDGTPIAQSTPVDDDFKFQRSYANPALYAPVTGYFTLNQGNTGVEGSLNDYLSGTANEQFLDQVSAIFTGQTPKGAAVELTIDSAIQQAASDALGDYRGAVIAIDPKTGAILAMVSKPSYDPNLLASHDTAAVISAYNQLLAAPDNPLFNRTISGNLYHPGSVFKLLVASAALDSGQFEPESQLPNPPTLQLPLSSTVITNAEGGNCGGGETVSVADALRLSCNIPFAELGTAVGHDTLAEYAKAFGYGEKVDVPMSATPSVFPAEMNAPQLMLSSFGQQDVRVTPLQIAMTTAAIANGGALMQPTLVDSIIAPDLTVISSLEPTVFSQPITSATAATMSGLMVNNVANGAASGARMNGVDVGGKTGTAQNSEGVSNTLWFTGFAPANDPQIAIAVVVENGSGFGNQVAAPIAKKVFEAVLSK, translated from the coding sequence ATGAACAAGCAGCTCAAGCGGGTGAGTGCTGTCGTCCTGATCATGTTCGTGGCGCTGTTCTGTTCCGGCACGGTCATCACCGTCTTCCAGGCTGACAATCTGCGGGCGGATCCTCGCAATGTGCGCACGCTGTTTGCGAGCTTCTCCGCCGAGCGCGGGCCGCTGCTGGTCGATGGCACGCCCATTGCGCAGTCGACCCCTGTCGATGATGACTTCAAGTTCCAGCGCTCCTACGCGAACCCTGCCCTGTATGCGCCGGTGACCGGCTATTTCACGCTCAATCAGGGCAACACCGGCGTGGAGGGTTCGCTCAACGATTACCTTTCGGGCACGGCGAATGAGCAGTTCCTCGATCAGGTGTCGGCGATCTTCACGGGCCAGACGCCGAAGGGTGCCGCTGTCGAGCTGACCATCGACAGCGCCATCCAGCAGGCGGCATCGGATGCGCTGGGCGATTACCGCGGTGCCGTCATCGCGATCGACCCCAAGACGGGTGCGATCCTGGCGATGGTCTCGAAGCCGTCGTACGACCCGAACCTTCTGGCCAGCCACGACACGGCTGCGGTGATCTCGGCGTACAACCAGCTGCTCGCAGCTCCGGATAACCCGCTGTTCAACCGCACGATCTCGGGCAATCTCTATCACCCGGGTTCCGTGTTCAAGCTGCTTGTGGCATCCGCGGCTCTCGACAGCGGTCAGTTCGAGCCCGAGAGTCAGCTGCCGAACCCGCCCACCCTTCAGCTGCCGTTGAGTTCCACGGTGATCACGAACGCCGAGGGCGGCAACTGCGGTGGCGGTGAGACGGTGAGTGTTGCGGATGCCCTGCGCCTGTCATGCAATATCCCTTTCGCCGAGTTGGGCACGGCAGTGGGGCATGACACTCTCGCCGAGTATGCGAAGGCGTTCGGTTACGGCGAGAAGGTCGATGTGCCGATGTCGGCGACGCCGAGTGTCTTCCCGGCGGAGATGAATGCGCCGCAGCTGATGCTCTCCTCCTTCGGGCAGCAGGATGTGCGTGTCACGCCACTGCAGATCGCGATGACGACGGCGGCGATCGCCAATGGCGGCGCTCTCATGCAGCCGACGCTTGTCGACAGCATCATCGCCCCGGATCTCACTGTGATCAGCTCGCTGGAGCCGACCGTGTTCAGCCAGCCGATCACCTCCGCAACGGCGGCGACGATGTCGGGACTCATGGTGAACAACGTCGCCAATGGTGCGGCGAGTGGTGCAAGAATGAACGGAGTCGACGTGGGCGGCAAGACCGGTACAGCACAGAATTCGGAAGGTGTTTCCAACACTCTCTGGTTCACTGGCTTCGCGCCCGCGAACGATCCACAGATCGCGATCGCAGTCGTCGTCGAGAATGGTTCCGGTTTCGGTAACCAGGTCGCCGCGCCGATCGCCAAGAAGGTATTTGAGGCGGTGCTGAGCAAATGA
- a CDS encoding FtsW/RodA/SpoVE family cell cycle protein, whose amino-acid sequence MAVPADMAATDQTATGALPTGTAGDTTPTGPIRVKRAPARMRNVELLLLLVACGINGAAMALVQLGATGEIDQSVIILGGLLAILVLGMHVALRFVAPQADPLILPVITVLNGLGIAEIYRIDIANGDAGWDAAGVRQIAWTGLAIAIALAVILVIRNHRVLQRYRYIAMFTGIVLLLLPMLPVIGHAEFGAQLWIKIGGFSFQPGELAKIALAVFFAGYLVESRDSLSMVGRRFLGMRFPRARDLGPILVIWAAAMAVLIFQRDLGTSLLYFGLFLVMIYVATGRASWVILGLALFLGGALVASQTLGYVAGRFEGWLDPFNQDVYDAGGGSYQLVQGLFGLADGGLVGTGLGGGSPDRVPLSQSDYIIAALGEELGLAGLFAILALYLLFVSRGFRIGFSGQDDFGRLLGVGLSFVVALQVFIVVGGVTRVIPLTGLTTPFLAAGGSSLVANWIIAALLLRLSDTIRSQPRLVVGP is encoded by the coding sequence ATGGCGGTACCGGCTGACATGGCGGCTACGGATCAGACGGCGACCGGCGCGCTGCCCACGGGCACGGCCGGAGACACCACCCCCACGGGCCCCATCCGGGTGAAGCGCGCCCCCGCGCGGATGCGCAATGTGGAGCTTCTGCTGCTCCTGGTCGCGTGCGGCATCAACGGCGCCGCGATGGCGCTCGTGCAGTTGGGCGCGACGGGCGAGATCGACCAGAGTGTCATCATCCTGGGCGGCCTGCTGGCGATTCTGGTGCTCGGGATGCATGTGGCGTTGCGTTTCGTGGCGCCGCAGGCCGATCCGCTCATCCTTCCGGTGATCACGGTGCTCAACGGCCTCGGTATCGCCGAGATCTACCGCATCGACATCGCGAACGGGGATGCGGGCTGGGATGCTGCGGGCGTGCGCCAGATCGCCTGGACGGGCCTGGCGATCGCCATCGCTCTGGCTGTGATTCTGGTCATCCGCAATCACCGCGTTCTGCAGCGCTACCGCTACATCGCCATGTTCACGGGCATCGTGCTGCTTCTGCTGCCGATGCTGCCGGTCATCGGCCATGCCGAGTTCGGCGCGCAGCTGTGGATCAAGATCGGCGGCTTCTCGTTCCAGCCGGGTGAGCTCGCCAAGATCGCCCTCGCCGTGTTCTTCGCCGGCTATCTCGTGGAGAGCCGCGACAGCCTGTCGATGGTGGGCAGAAGGTTTCTGGGGATGCGCTTCCCGCGTGCCAGAGATCTCGGTCCGATCCTGGTGATCTGGGCTGCGGCGATGGCGGTGCTGATCTTCCAGCGCGACCTCGGCACCTCGCTGCTGTATTTCGGTCTGTTCCTGGTGATGATCTATGTGGCGACGGGGCGGGCGAGTTGGGTCATCCTGGGTCTGGCGTTGTTCCTGGGCGGGGCGCTTGTCGCCAGCCAGACTCTCGGGTATGTCGCTGGCCGCTTCGAGGGTTGGCTGGATCCGTTCAATCAGGATGTCTACGATGCGGGCGGCGGCAGCTATCAGCTGGTGCAGGGGCTGTTCGGTCTGGCTGACGGCGGCCTCGTCGGAACGGGTCTCGGTGGCGGCAGCCCCGATCGTGTTCCGCTTTCGCAGAGCGACTACATCATCGCGGCTCTCGGCGAGGAGCTGGGTCTGGCGGGCCTGTTCGCGATCCTGGCCCTCTATCTGCTGTTCGTCTCGCGCGGTTTCCGCATCGGTTTCTCCGGGCAGGATGATTTCGGTCGCCTTCTGGGCGTCGGCCTCAGCTTCGTGGTGGCCCTTCAGGTCTTCATTGTTGTCGGCGGCGTCACGCGCGTGATCCCGTTGACGGGGCTGACGACGCCGTTTCTGGCGGCGGGTGGTTCCTCGCTTGTGGCGAACTGGATCATCGCGGCGCTCCTGTTGCGACTCTCTGACACGATTCGCAGCCAACCGAGGCTGGTGGTGGGCCCATGA
- a CDS encoding PP2C family protein-serine/threonine phosphatase, which produces MATTIKSAAVSHVGRIRSNNQDSGYAGRQLFVVADGMGGHAGGDVASAIALKRIIEADRPFASAHDAEFALQSALLSANGLLAETVFDHPELTGMGTTATALLRVGDHVAIAHIGDSRLYLYRGGTLEQVTVDHTFVQRLVDSGRITQEEAAVHPRRSVLMRVLGDVDANPEIDTAVVETEPGDRWMLCSDGLSSYVSDDKIEAALRSVPSPKDAADRLVREALDQGAPDNVTIVIVDVDTTADSASSPPVTVGSAAMPLTFESTAEHKPLRLPTLLLHPLKAAQHEDSHFEPESDEYLRELIQEDKRRATRRRVAWLLAVGLIAALIVAALVVGYRWTQTRYYVGANGSTVAIYKGVQQSIGPLSLHEVFEETSIRVDSLSMFEQQRVVDTINADDLDDARSIITRLDGGTG; this is translated from the coding sequence ATGGCGACAACCATCAAGAGTGCGGCCGTCTCCCATGTCGGGCGCATCCGCTCGAACAACCAGGACTCTGGTTATGCGGGCAGGCAGCTCTTCGTCGTCGCCGACGGCATGGGTGGTCATGCGGGCGGCGATGTCGCCTCCGCGATCGCGTTGAAGCGCATCATCGAGGCCGATCGCCCTTTCGCTTCGGCCCATGATGCGGAGTTCGCGCTGCAGTCGGCGCTTCTGTCGGCCAATGGCCTGCTCGCCGAGACGGTGTTCGACCACCCGGAGCTCACCGGCATGGGCACGACCGCGACGGCGCTGCTGCGGGTCGGCGATCATGTCGCGATCGCGCATATCGGCGATTCCCGCCTCTACCTGTATCGCGGGGGCACGCTCGAGCAGGTCACGGTCGATCACACCTTCGTGCAGCGTCTGGTCGATTCGGGCCGCATCACGCAGGAGGAGGCGGCCGTGCATCCGCGTCGCTCCGTTCTCATGCGCGTGCTCGGCGATGTCGATGCGAACCCGGAGATCGACACTGCCGTGGTCGAGACGGAGCCGGGCGACCGGTGGATGCTGTGCTCCGACGGTCTCAGCAGTTATGTCTCCGACGACAAGATCGAGGCGGCGCTCCGCTCGGTTCCGTCGCCGAAGGATGCCGCGGACCGTCTGGTGCGGGAGGCTCTCGACCAGGGCGCTCCCGACAATGTGACGATCGTGATCGTCGATGTCGACACGACGGCTGATTCGGCGTCCAGCCCGCCGGTGACGGTCGGTTCTGCGGCGATGCCGCTCACCTTCGAGTCGACCGCCGAGCACAAGCCGCTTCGCCTGCCGACGCTTCTGCTGCATCCGTTGAAGGCCGCGCAGCACGAGGACAGCCATTTCGAGCCGGAATCCGACGAGTATCTGCGCGAGCTCATCCAGGAGGACAAGCGCCGCGCCACCCGCCGCAGGGTCGCCTGGCTGCTCGCGGTGGGCCTCATCGCTGCGCTCATCGTCGCCGCTCTCGTCGTCGGCTACCGCTGGACCCAGACCCGCTACTACGTGGGCGCGAACGGCAGCACGGTCGCCATCTACAAGGGTGTGCAGCAGAGCATCGGCCCGCTCTCGCTGCATGAGGTGTTCGAGGAGACGAGCATTCGGGTGGACTCGCTGTCGATGTTCGAACAGCAGAGGGTGGTCGACACGATCAACGCCGACGATCTGGATGACGCCCGCAGCATCATCACGCGTCTTGATGGCGGTACCGGCTGA
- a CDS encoding FHA domain-containing protein FhaB/FipA, with product MDELTLLLLRFGFLLLLWAFVFAIVYALRSDLFGDRVRKLPVSPQSTPEPAPAAGATAPLSAPRPVAAQSAASGPVATTATASRLVITSGAKAGLELELHSEPLTIGRSSESGLVIRDDYTSTHHARLVLWGDEWVIQDLDSTNGTFLDGRRVAAPTPIPLNTPVKIGTTSFELRR from the coding sequence ATGGATGAGTTGACGCTCCTGCTGCTGAGGTTCGGCTTTCTGCTGCTCCTGTGGGCTTTCGTGTTCGCGATCGTCTACGCGTTGCGTTCGGATCTGTTCGGCGATCGCGTCCGCAAGCTGCCGGTGTCCCCGCAGTCGACCCCCGAGCCGGCTCCCGCCGCGGGGGCGACCGCTCCTCTCTCTGCGCCGCGTCCGGTGGCGGCGCAGTCGGCGGCATCCGGCCCTGTTGCGACGACCGCCACGGCCAGCAGGCTTGTCATCACGTCGGGTGCGAAGGCCGGCCTCGAGTTGGAGTTGCATTCCGAGCCGCTGACGATCGGCAGGTCCAGCGAGAGCGGCCTCGTCATCCGTGACGACTACACCTCCACCCATCACGCCCGTCTGGTGCTGTGGGGCGATGAGTGGGTCATCCAGGATCTCGATTCCACGAATGGCACGTTCCTTGATGGCCGCCGTGTGGCCGCCCCGACCCCCATCCCCTTGAACACGCCGGTGAAGATCGGCACGACCAGCTTCGAGCTGCGACGGTAG
- a CDS encoding FhaA domain-containing protein has protein sequence MGLLDSFERGLERAVNGAFAKTFKSGLQPIEITNALRRELDTKAAVVARDRILVPNRFTVRLSAADYERMHGLGPALVDELTALVQQHATAQGYQFTGGISIELQHDSSLSEGMVRVDSDSVNGAVTWTPVLDIDGKRHPITRSRTVIGRGSDADVTVDDSSISRKHVEILWDGSRAQVNDLGSTNGSQLNGQRVSKAPLPTDSVINIGRTRIVFRVLAQSASIDEHAHLPPRRRDDPGSGR, from the coding sequence GTGGGATTACTGGACAGCTTCGAGCGCGGTCTTGAGCGGGCAGTGAACGGCGCTTTCGCGAAGACCTTCAAGAGCGGGCTGCAGCCGATCGAGATCACGAATGCGTTGCGCCGTGAGCTCGACACGAAGGCGGCTGTGGTCGCACGCGACCGCATTCTTGTGCCGAATCGTTTCACAGTGCGCCTCTCCGCGGCCGACTATGAGCGGATGCATGGGCTCGGCCCGGCTCTCGTCGACGAGTTGACTGCTCTGGTGCAGCAGCATGCGACCGCGCAGGGCTACCAGTTCACGGGCGGCATCTCCATCGAGCTGCAGCATGACTCCTCCCTGAGTGAGGGCATGGTGCGTGTCGACTCCGACAGTGTGAACGGCGCCGTCACCTGGACGCCTGTTCTCGACATCGACGGCAAACGTCATCCGATCACGCGCTCGCGCACGGTCATCGGTCGGGGAAGCGATGCGGATGTCACGGTCGACGACAGCAGCATCTCGCGCAAGCATGTCGAGATTCTGTGGGATGGCAGCCGTGCGCAGGTCAATGACCTGGGTTCCACGAATGGGTCGCAGTTGAACGGGCAGAGGGTGTCGAAGGCTCCGCTGCCCACCGATTCCGTGATTAACATCGGCAGAACCCGTATCGTCTTTCGGGTGCTTGCCCAATCCGCGTCCATTGATGAGCACGCCCATCTTCCGCCGAGGCGACGTGATGACCCGGGGAGTGGCCGGTAG
- a CDS encoding NADPH-dependent FMN reductase gives MKTTVVAGNPKAGSRTLQAGILLAEALAAKTNSGGPSTEAEPLQLIDVIELGPGLLGWEDAAVKDAVATASDSDLLIVASPTFKASYTGVLKLFLDQFDTGTGLAGVTAVALMLGAGPTHALAPELLLKPVLVELGATTPAQGLYLNEKTFAEEGALEPWLDRWADVVIASAVAAGVARG, from the coding sequence ATGAAGACCACCGTCGTCGCCGGAAACCCGAAGGCCGGCTCGCGCACCCTGCAGGCGGGCATCCTGCTGGCAGAGGCGCTCGCCGCGAAAACCAACTCCGGCGGGCCGTCAACAGAAGCCGAACCGCTGCAGCTCATCGACGTGATCGAACTCGGGCCCGGCCTGCTCGGATGGGAAGACGCGGCCGTGAAGGATGCCGTGGCCACCGCATCCGACAGCGACCTGCTGATCGTCGCCTCGCCCACCTTCAAAGCCAGCTACACGGGGGTGCTCAAACTGTTCCTCGACCAGTTCGACACCGGAACCGGGCTCGCCGGCGTCACGGCTGTCGCCCTCATGCTCGGCGCAGGGCCCACCCACGCGCTCGCGCCCGAACTGCTGCTCAAACCCGTGCTCGTCGAACTCGGAGCGACCACACCCGCACAAGGGCTGTACCTGAACGAGAAGACCTTCGCCGAGGAGGGTGCGCTCGAACCGTGGCTGGATCGGTGGGCGGATGTGGTGATTGCGTCGGCGGTTGCGGCAGGGGTTGCTCGCGGGTGA
- the nhaA gene encoding Na+/H+ antiporter NhaA, with the protein MPTTSKSSQQPPRILARRSWGETLRIGEILRKETVGGGLLVAAAIVAIVWANSPLADSYFAARDFTFGFAPWGLELSVGTWAADGLLAIFFFLVGLELKKEFVAGDLRQPSKAIVPVAAAFGGVAAPALIYAAINWGDPEALRGWATPTATDIAFAVAVLAVIGSHLPSALRIFLLTLAVVDDLIAIVIIAFFYTSEIQVAPLLLTLVPVIVYTVLVQRFRRFFGAHAWAPWLILLPIGAIAWALLHASGVHATIAGVVLGFTVPVLHRRADRDSPERDTDGPGLAEQFEHAFRPLSAGFAVPVFAFFAAGVTVGGVDGFVSALSDPVTLGIIVALVVGKPIGILGTTWLLSTVTRARLDDDVRWIDLLGVSLLAGIGFTVSLLVAELSFGHGLENDHAKVGILCASVLAAVLATVVLRIRNRHYRRIQEEEAIDENADGIPDVYQR; encoded by the coding sequence ATGCCCACCACCAGCAAGTCCTCCCAGCAGCCTCCCCGCATTCTTGCCCGCAGGAGTTGGGGTGAGACGCTCCGCATCGGCGAGATCCTCCGCAAGGAGACCGTCGGCGGCGGCCTGCTCGTCGCCGCCGCGATCGTCGCCATCGTCTGGGCGAACTCACCGCTGGCCGACAGCTATTTCGCGGCCCGCGACTTCACCTTCGGTTTTGCCCCGTGGGGTCTGGAGTTGAGCGTCGGCACCTGGGCTGCGGATGGGCTGCTGGCGATCTTCTTCTTCCTGGTCGGTCTGGAGTTGAAGAAGGAGTTCGTGGCGGGTGACCTGCGCCAGCCGTCTAAGGCGATCGTGCCGGTCGCGGCCGCGTTCGGCGGCGTCGCCGCGCCCGCCCTCATCTATGCGGCGATCAACTGGGGCGACCCGGAGGCGCTGCGCGGCTGGGCGACGCCGACGGCGACCGATATCGCGTTCGCCGTCGCCGTTCTGGCGGTGATCGGTTCGCACCTGCCGAGTGCGCTGCGTATCTTCCTGTTGACGCTGGCCGTTGTTGACGACCTGATCGCGATCGTCATCATCGCCTTCTTCTACACGAGCGAGATCCAGGTGGCTCCGCTGCTGCTCACGCTGGTTCCTGTGATCGTGTACACGGTGCTGGTGCAGCGCTTCCGCCGCTTCTTCGGTGCGCATGCGTGGGCTCCGTGGCTGATCCTGCTGCCCATCGGCGCCATCGCGTGGGCGCTGCTGCACGCATCCGGGGTGCATGCGACGATCGCGGGCGTCGTGCTCGGCTTCACCGTTCCGGTGCTGCACCGCAGGGCCGACCGCGACAGCCCGGAGCGCGACACCGACGGCCCGGGGCTCGCCGAGCAGTTCGAGCACGCCTTCCGCCCGCTGTCGGCCGGTTTCGCGGTTCCGGTCTTCGCGTTCTTCGCGGCGGGCGTGACCGTGGGCGGGGTCGACGGCTTCGTGTCGGCGCTGTCGGATCCGGTGACGCTGGGCATCATCGTCGCTCTCGTCGTGGGCAAACCGATCGGCATCCTCGGCACGACCTGGCTGCTGTCGACGGTCACCCGGGCCCGGCTCGATGACGATGTGCGCTGGATCGACCTGCTCGGCGTCTCGCTGCTCGCCGGCATCGGCTTCACCGTGTCACTGCTGGTGGCCGAGCTCAGCTTCGGGCACGGCCTCGAGAACGATCACGCGAAGGTGGGCATCCTGTGTGCCTCAGTGCTGGCCGCCGTGCTGGCGACGGTCGTGCTGCGCATCCGCAACCGCCACTACCGGCGCATCCAGGAGGAGGAGGCCATCGACGAGAACGCCGACGGCATCCCGGATGTCTACCAGCGGTAG
- a CDS encoding bile acid:sodium symporter family protein — translation MDSALTTIGLPVALGIIMFGLGLSLTPGDFTRVGRHPKAVVIALVCQLLLLPALCFGLVLAFQLPPLLAVGMMLLAASPGGTTANLYSHLFRGDVALNISLTAINSVIAVITLPLITNLAVGFFAPGGEVLGLQFSKTLEVFAIVLLPVVLGMLVRRWRASFADAMDKPVRIASIIILAVVIAGAVVSNREILAEHIGSLALVTVLFCALSLTIGYVVPLLFKVGPAQSVASGFEIGIHNATLAIVIAQSVLGSVEMSLPAAVYGVLMFFVALAFGFAIRGRMRATAPAAAA, via the coding sequence ATGGACTCAGCGTTGACGACCATCGGGCTCCCCGTCGCCCTCGGCATCATCATGTTCGGTCTGGGGCTCAGCCTCACCCCCGGTGACTTCACGAGGGTCGGCAGGCATCCGAAGGCGGTCGTCATCGCCCTCGTCTGCCAGCTCCTGCTGCTGCCGGCCCTCTGCTTCGGGCTGGTGCTCGCGTTCCAACTGCCGCCCCTGCTGGCTGTCGGCATGATGCTGCTCGCCGCCTCCCCCGGAGGCACGACGGCGAACCTCTACAGCCACCTGTTCCGCGGCGATGTGGCCCTGAACATCAGTCTCACCGCCATCAACTCGGTCATCGCCGTCATCACGCTGCCGCTCATCACGAACCTGGCGGTCGGTTTCTTCGCGCCCGGCGGAGAGGTCCTCGGGCTGCAGTTCTCCAAGACACTCGAGGTCTTCGCGATCGTGCTGCTGCCCGTCGTGCTCGGAATGCTCGTCCGCCGCTGGCGCGCCTCCTTCGCCGACGCCATGGACAAGCCGGTGCGCATCGCATCCATCATCATCCTGGCCGTCGTCATTGCCGGCGCCGTCGTGTCGAACCGTGAGATCCTGGCCGAACACATCGGCAGCCTCGCCCTCGTGACGGTGCTGTTCTGTGCCCTCAGCCTCACGATCGGCTACGTCGTGCCGCTCCTGTTCAAGGTGGGCCCCGCCCAGTCCGTCGCGAGCGGCTTCGAGATCGGCATCCACAATGCGACACTCGCGATCGTGATCGCGCAGAGCGTGCTCGGCAGCGTCGAGATGTCCCTCCCCGCCGCCGTGTACGGGGTGCTCATGTTCTTCGTCGCGCTCGCCTTCGGCTTCGCCATTCGAGGCCGGATGCGCGCGACGGCACCCGCGGCGGCCGCCTGA